The proteins below are encoded in one region of Anguilla anguilla isolate fAngAng1 chromosome 3, fAngAng1.pri, whole genome shotgun sequence:
- the LOC118222954 gene encoding putative methyltransferase DDB_G0268948 isoform X2, translating to MAHRLFEDKEHASAYQKYRISPSETLMGKVVDFLEKKKGKPFDLAVDVGCGSGQGTVLLAPHFKQVIGTDISPAQLEMARACSSAPNVSYRESAAEDLPFADGAADLVTAVTAAHWFDVPRFLREADRLLAPRGCLALLSYTMDMELQYGEEDCSRRLNQVCRELYAALWTYRNPHLEADSVAQYKKIFDSIPYPEKEWNDCVWERKKITLGHYIGMVQSFSNYQTMLKKDPEKARRLSQDFTDKFLAVMGASSVETEVVLGVRYFYVLARKP from the exons ATGGCTCACCGTCTGTTTGAGGACAAGGAACATGCTTCCGCCTACCAGAAGTACAGAATCTCCCCTTCAGAAACGCTGATGGGAAAAGTCGTGGATTTCCTGGAGAAAAAG AAAGGGAAGCCGTTTGATCTGGCGGTGGACGTGGGCTGCGGTTCGGGACAGGGGACGGTTCTTCTCGCCCCGCACTTCAAGCAAGTAATCGGGACGGACATCAGCCCCGCGCAGCTGGAGATGGCCAGGGcctgtagctccgcccccaaTGTCTCCTATAG GGAGAGCGCGGCCGAGGACCTGCCCTTCGCCGACGGCGCGGCGGACCTGGTGACGGCGGTGACGGCCGCACACTGGTTCGACGTGCCGCGCTTCCTGCGCGAGGCCGACCGGCTGCTGGCGCCGCGGGGCTGCCTGGCGCTGCTGAGCTACACCATGGACATGGAGCTCCAGTACGGGGAGGAGGACTGCTCCCGCAGGCTCAACCAAGTGTGCAGAGAG TTATACGCGGCCTTGTGGACGTATCGCAACCCTCACCTAGAAGCTGACTCCGTCGCCCAGTACAAGAAAATCTTTGACTCCATCCCGTACCCAGAGAAGGAATG GAACGACTGCGTGTGGGAAAGGAAGAAAATTACTCTGGGCCATTACATTGGTATGGTGCAGTCCTTCTCCAACTACCAGACTATGCTGAAAAAGGACCCAGAAAAGGCCAGGAGGCTGTCCCAGGACTTCACAGACAA gttTCTGGCAGTCATGGGGGCCTCCTCGGTGGAGACGGAGGTCGTCTTGGGGGTGAGGTATTTCTACGTGCTGGCCCGCAAGCCTTAG